The Rhizobium oryzihabitans genomic sequence CTTTCCGGACAGATCAAATTCTATGATGGCTTGAGATTTAGAGAGCGCGGCCATAACCGCGAAAGCATTGGCACCACGATCAAGAAAACTCACGTGCGATCCTCCGATGGCAGCTAAATGGTTTCCGCTGAAATAATTATCGAATACTACGTTTTCCTCATTAAATAATACTTAATGATAAGGTTTATGCTCTCTGTGCGGATTTAATTGCTACCGGCGATCTTCGGGTCGTCCGCTGTTCTTCAGAGGGAATCCTACACAGCCTTCAAGTCACGCGAGTGAAGTAATAATGATGGATATTTGTATCTATACTCCCGATATGAGCGAGTCGAAAAACGCTGTCCTTGACGTTGGGACGGTGGAGCTTGCCAATGTTTGGGGGAACCATGATTGACATCATAGCCGTGCTCGCAGTCTGGGCATATATCGCCGGGTTTCTGCTCTTGACGGCGCGACTGGCGAAACAGACGGGTGAGCCTGTCTGGCTTTTTGCAAAAGGCCGCGAAAGGCAGGCTATCCCTGCCATGCTCTTCCGTCTTGCCTTTCTTCTGGGTGCCATTCTGCCCTCGTCAGTCTGTGGCTGGGGCCGCAGCAATCCGGCTTTCTTCTAAGCCGCTGCGATCTCGGTTTGGCAATCCGCATTGCCGGTATGGCGATGGTTCTGGCCGGAGGTCTGATCGCGCTTTATGCGCAGCATTACATGGGCAAGTCATGGCGCATCGGCGCGGCTGAAGGTCACCTTGGCGCGATCGTGGATACCGGCCCGTTCAGCCTTTCCAGAAACCCGGTCTTTGTCGGGCAGATCGCGCTGTTTGTTGGGCTGGTGCTGGTGTTCACAACGGTGCTGCAGCTTGCTATCGCCATTGTCCTCGTCATCGCCGTGATGCTGCAGGTGAAGATTGAGGAACGGGTGCTGAGCAAGGAACTCGGCCCCTCCTATGACGCCTACCGCCAAAGGGTGAGGCGGTGGTTGTGACGGCGACCTGCAGTTCCCTGAAAAATGGCGTTGTTGCCCAACCCCTGGGAACGTTCGCCCGGCAGCTGCATTCTATGCCGAATGGGGGAGCCGACACCGGCCGGTCAATGTCCTTGCCGCTGACAGGCAGGGCGAAAATCAGCTTTCAATTTGGAGGAACACGCCATGAAGAAGAATGTGATCTGTATCTGGTACGACAAGGATGCCGAGGCCGCCGCCAGATTTTATGCCGAGACCTTTCCCGACAGCGCCGTCACCCATGTGTACCGGGCGCCGAGCGACTATCCCTCCGGCAAGGAAGGCGACGTTTTGATGGTGCAGTTCACCGTTGCCGGCGTGCCCTGCATTGGCCTGAATGGCGGACCGACGTTCAAACATAGCGAGGCCTTCTCGTTTCAGATATCGACCGAAGACCAGGAAGAGACCGACCGCTACTGGAACGCCATCGTCGGCAAAGGCGGTGAGGAAAGCGCCTGCGGCTGGTGCAAGGACAAGTGGGGCATTTCCTGGCAGATCACCCCGCGTGTGCTGATGGAGGCCATGGCAGCCGGCGGTGCGGAGGCTAAACGAGCCTTCACCGCGATGATGGATATGAAGAAAATCGATGTCGCCGCCATTGAGACCGCACGCCGCGGTTGACTCCGAGAGACTATTCAGCAGCAAGTAGCGGAATGACCTGCAAGCCGGAATCCTCTGAAAAATAAGGGAAAATTCTCTTTACCGGCTTTTATCGCGCCTGTTTTGCCGCGCAGATATCTCTGCGCGGCCAGTCATCATAAAACGTTCAACAAAATGTAAGCGATCCGTCAAAGACGGCTGTTAGCAGAGCCCGTGGCTTCGTGCTGGGAACATGATGTTCTTGCCGATCATGCCATCCATCCATCAACGGGGCTCAACTCATGAAATCTTCCGCTCTGACCTCTTTCGTGGCCGGCGTCGCCATCGCGGCCGCCTTCGGCGCCACGGCCGCCCACGCAGAAAAGACCAAGTTCGAATTCTGGTACGGCCTTTCGGGCGATCTCGGCGACCGCGTGCAGGACACCTGCAAGAAGTTCAACGAATCGCAGGCTGAATTTGAAATCGTCTGCACCTCGCAGAACGACTATGACGCCACGCTGCAGAACACCATCGCCGCCTACCGCGCCAAGAAGCAGCCCGCCATCACCCAGATCTACGACGCCGGCACGCTGGACATGATGCTGTCCAAGG encodes the following:
- a CDS encoding methyltransferase family protein; translated protein: MAIRIAGMAMVLAGGLIALYAQHYMGKSWRIGAAEGHLGAIVDTGPFSLSRNPVFVGQIALFVGLVLVFTTVLQLAIAIVLVIAVMLQVKIEERVLSKELGPSYDAYRQRVRRWL
- a CDS encoding VOC family protein, giving the protein MKKNVICIWYDKDAEAAARFYAETFPDSAVTHVYRAPSDYPSGKEGDVLMVQFTVAGVPCIGLNGGPTFKHSEAFSFQISTEDQEETDRYWNAIVGKGGEESACGWCKDKWGISWQITPRVLMEAMAAGGAEAKRAFTAMMDMKKIDVAAIETARRG